Proteins co-encoded in one Vicinamibacterales bacterium genomic window:
- a CDS encoding O-acetylhomoserine aminocarboxypropyltransferase/cysteine synthase family protein, which produces MSDTTSYRPSTLAIHAGHTPDAASHARAVPIYQTTSYVFESAEQAASLFALKEFGNIYTRITNPTTAVLEERLARLDGGVGALAVSSGQAAITVAVLNIARAGDNIVSTSALYGGTYNLFKHTFARLGIETRFVDSSDASAFARAIDGRTRLVYTESIGNPKNNVDDFEAIAKIAHDHAVPFIVDNTVSPMIFRPFDHGADIVVYSLTKFIGGHGTSIGGAIVDSGRFDWANGKFPEFTAPDPSYHGLVFWDAFGLHDRAVLRGAAYIIKARVQLLRDLGPCLSPFNAFQFIQGLETLPLRIKAHCRNALAVAEWLKGNRHVSWVSYPLLPDHPDYERARRYLPNGAGAIIGFGIRGGLEAGVKLIDSVKLFSHLANIGDAKSLIIHPASTTHQQLSAEERASTGVTDDFVRLSIGTEDIADILDDLDQAITASQKATADRRPLLLVG; this is translated from the coding sequence ATGTCCGACACCACCAGCTATCGCCCTTCGACCCTCGCGATCCACGCGGGCCACACGCCGGATGCGGCCAGCCATGCGCGTGCGGTTCCGATCTACCAGACGACGTCGTACGTGTTCGAATCGGCGGAGCAGGCCGCCAGCCTGTTCGCGCTGAAGGAGTTCGGGAACATCTACACGCGAATCACGAACCCCACGACCGCTGTGCTCGAGGAGCGGCTGGCAAGACTCGACGGCGGAGTGGGTGCCCTCGCGGTGTCGTCTGGCCAGGCGGCGATCACGGTTGCCGTCCTGAACATCGCCCGCGCCGGCGACAACATCGTCTCGACGAGCGCGCTCTACGGCGGCACTTACAACCTGTTCAAGCACACATTCGCGAGACTCGGGATCGAGACGCGCTTCGTCGATTCGTCGGACGCGTCGGCCTTCGCCCGAGCCATCGACGGCAGGACGCGGCTCGTCTACACCGAGTCGATCGGCAACCCGAAGAACAACGTCGACGACTTCGAGGCGATCGCGAAGATCGCCCACGACCACGCCGTTCCATTCATCGTGGACAATACCGTGTCCCCGATGATCTTCCGGCCCTTCGATCACGGCGCCGACATCGTCGTCTATTCCCTGACCAAGTTCATCGGCGGCCACGGAACCTCGATTGGTGGCGCCATCGTCGATTCCGGCCGGTTCGATTGGGCAAACGGCAAGTTCCCGGAATTCACGGCACCCGACCCCTCCTATCACGGTCTGGTGTTCTGGGACGCGTTCGGCCTGCACGATCGCGCGGTGCTCCGCGGCGCGGCCTACATCATCAAGGCTCGCGTGCAATTGCTCCGCGACCTCGGCCCCTGCCTCTCGCCGTTCAATGCGTTCCAGTTCATCCAGGGACTTGAAACGCTCCCGCTCCGAATCAAGGCGCACTGCCGCAACGCGCTTGCGGTCGCCGAGTGGCTGAAGGGCAACCGGCACGTGTCCTGGGTCAGCTATCCCCTGCTGCCCGATCACCCCGACTACGAGCGCGCGAGGCGGTACTTGCCGAACGGGGCGGGCGCCATCATCGGCTTCGGCATCCGCGGTGGTCTCGAGGCGGGCGTGAAACTGATCGACTCGGTGAAGCTGTTCAGCCATCTCGCGAACATTGGCGACGCCAAGAGCCTGATCATCCACCCGGCGTCCACCACGCATCAGCAACTGTCGGCCGAGGAACGCGCCTCAACCGGCGTGACCGACGACTTCGTGCGCCTGTCGATCGGCACCGAGGACATCGCCGACATCCTCGACGACCTCGATCAGGCCATCACGGCGTCGCAGAAGGCGACGGCCGATCGGAGGCCGTTGTTGCTCGTGGGGTAG
- a CDS encoding homoserine dehydrogenase: protein MTTRVGLIGFGTVGSAVARLLTREHRHRLRLVRVCTRHGRARPGWLASSVEWTDRFDALLDRDIDVVVELVGGVVEACTWAEKAIRAGKSVVTANKQLVAERGPELLGLAARYRQQLRFEGAVAGGVPVIRAVQDGLAGDRLVKIEAVLNGTCNYILSRMDGAGLSFADALAEAQARGYAEADPRADVDGVDACAKLAILCAVGFKIRVRPQAIDCASIANITPDDLARARTAGRTIRQVSRAERIDGARPHVRASVGPVVVPLDSPVARAQGCQNVVVVTGELGGETAFSGQGAGGDPTAVAVVSDLLAIARARSTSSFLNVLQSDRSRHTAGVPAWPQVQ from the coding sequence ATGACAACCAGGGTTGGATTGATTGGATTCGGAACGGTCGGCAGCGCCGTCGCGCGGTTGCTCACCCGCGAACACCGTCATCGACTCCGCCTGGTACGCGTCTGTACCAGGCACGGCCGTGCGCGACCCGGCTGGTTGGCATCCTCTGTCGAGTGGACGGATCGATTTGACGCCCTCCTGGACCGCGACATCGACGTCGTTGTCGAACTGGTGGGCGGCGTTGTCGAGGCCTGCACCTGGGCGGAAAAGGCCATCCGGGCCGGCAAGTCCGTGGTCACCGCCAACAAGCAACTGGTGGCGGAACGCGGGCCGGAACTGCTCGGCCTCGCAGCGCGCTATCGCCAACAACTGCGGTTCGAAGGGGCCGTGGCCGGTGGGGTGCCGGTCATCCGCGCCGTGCAGGATGGCCTCGCCGGCGACCGCCTGGTGAAGATCGAAGCGGTGCTCAACGGCACGTGCAACTACATCCTCAGCCGGATGGACGGGGCGGGCCTGTCGTTCGCAGATGCCCTCGCCGAGGCGCAGGCGCGCGGGTACGCCGAAGCGGACCCGCGCGCGGATGTGGACGGTGTGGACGCTTGTGCCAAGCTGGCCATCCTCTGCGCCGTCGGCTTCAAGATCCGCGTCCGACCGCAAGCGATCGATTGCGCGTCGATCGCCAACATCACCCCCGACGACCTGGCCCGCGCACGCACTGCCGGCCGGACGATTCGCCAGGTCTCGCGTGCCGAGCGCATCGATGGCGCACGCCCGCACGTACGCGCCTCGGTGGGTCCTGTCGTCGTCCCCCTCGACAGCCCCGTCGCCCGCGCGCAGGGCTGCCAGAACGTCGTGGTCGTCACCGGAGAACTGGGCGGCGAGACGGCGTTCTCCGGCCAGGGAGCCGGCGGCGATCCCACGGCCGTCGCGGTCGTCTCCGATTTGCTCGCCATCGCGCGCGCCCGCTCGACCTCATCGTTCCTCAACGTCCTTCAGAGCGACCGTTCACGGCATACGGCCGGCGTGCCCGCCTGGCCGCAGGTTCAATAG